The Prochlorococcus marinus str. MIT 9301 genome window below encodes:
- a CDS encoding Rne/Rng family ribonuclease produces the protein MSQQIIIAEQARIAALLTDDRVDELIVAQGHYQIGDIFLGTVENVLPGIDAAFINIGESDKNGFIHVSDLGPLRLKKGTFGITELLEPKQKVLVQVIKEPTGSKGPRLTGSISIPGKYMILQPYGQGVNISRKINTETERNRLKALGVLIKPPSTGLLFRTEAEKIKEELLIEDLEQIIQQWENILKVSEASHPPNLVKRDEDFSLKILRDHIKESTKSIIIDSKFSVARAKDYLKNYESDINIEFHDNNSSPHVLDEYKIKKTIQTALQPRVDLPSGGYIIIEPTEALTVIDVNSGSFTRSANSRQTVLWTNCEAAVEISRQMKLRNIGGVIVVDFIDMESRRDQFQLLEHFTSAIKDDSARPQIAQLTELGLVELTRKRQGQNIYELFGKKCSTCDGTGHVENILNQEISNLKIKNDENKFNQSDNLKSQNIYTSQSTDEQEKIINKELLNSKDLSKENSSYKKENDNDNLNQSNSKEKNTITVDLTNEEKIVFSQLGINPLIKLGKEYLTSNNFVRLKDSNKEKEKTLDKKTKSKQIKKSSKSGEEKIQITIEDKANSKDNSTNKINEVIFTEEKDEIEATDDLKNARKKRRRSSASIE, from the coding sequence ATGTCTCAGCAAATTATCATCGCTGAGCAGGCTCGAATTGCAGCACTACTCACAGATGATCGAGTTGATGAATTAATCGTCGCACAAGGTCATTATCAAATTGGCGATATTTTTTTAGGAACAGTTGAAAATGTTCTCCCTGGAATCGATGCCGCTTTCATAAATATTGGTGAAAGTGATAAAAACGGATTCATCCATGTTTCAGATTTAGGTCCACTAAGACTAAAAAAAGGGACATTTGGAATAACTGAATTATTAGAACCAAAACAAAAAGTTCTAGTACAAGTAATAAAGGAACCCACAGGATCTAAAGGGCCTAGACTAACTGGGAGTATTTCAATACCAGGAAAATACATGATATTACAGCCATATGGCCAAGGAGTAAATATTTCAAGAAAAATAAATACAGAAACAGAACGAAATCGCTTGAAAGCTCTTGGGGTTTTAATAAAACCTCCAAGCACAGGCTTGTTATTTAGAACAGAGGCTGAAAAGATAAAAGAAGAACTTCTAATTGAAGATTTAGAACAAATAATTCAACAATGGGAAAATATACTAAAAGTTTCTGAAGCTTCTCATCCGCCAAATTTAGTAAAAAGAGATGAAGATTTCTCTCTAAAAATTTTGAGAGATCATATTAAAGAATCAACTAAAAGCATAATTATCGACAGTAAATTTTCAGTTGCAAGGGCAAAAGACTATTTAAAAAATTATGAATCTGATATAAATATTGAATTTCACGATAACAATTCATCCCCACATGTTTTAGATGAATACAAAATTAAGAAAACAATTCAAACAGCCCTCCAACCTAGAGTAGATCTTCCCTCGGGGGGTTATATAATTATTGAACCTACTGAAGCTTTAACTGTAATCGATGTAAACTCTGGATCATTTACAAGATCGGCCAACTCAAGACAAACCGTTTTGTGGACGAATTGCGAAGCAGCAGTTGAAATCTCAAGACAAATGAAGTTAAGAAATATTGGTGGAGTTATTGTAGTTGATTTTATTGATATGGAATCTAGAAGAGATCAATTTCAGTTACTTGAGCATTTTACTTCAGCAATAAAAGATGATTCTGCTAGGCCTCAAATAGCTCAACTTACAGAATTAGGATTGGTAGAGTTAACAAGAAAAAGACAAGGTCAAAATATATATGAATTGTTTGGTAAAAAATGTTCTACATGCGATGGGACAGGGCATGTAGAAAATATATTAAATCAAGAAATTTCTAACTTAAAAATTAAAAATGATGAAAATAAATTTAATCAATCAGACAATCTAAAATCTCAAAATATATATACATCACAATCAACTGATGAGCAGGAAAAAATAATTAACAAGGAATTACTTAACTCCAAAGACCTAAGTAAAGAGAATTCTTCTTATAAAAAAGAAAATGATAATGATAATTTGAACCAATCAAATTCAAAGGAAAAAAATACAATAACAGTTGATCTTACTAATGAAGAAAAAATTGTTTTCAGTCAATTAGGTATTAATCCTCTTATAAAATTAGGTAAAGAATATCTAACTAGCAATAATTTTGTGCGTTTAAAAGACAGTAATAAGGAAAAGGAAAAAACCTTAGATAAAAAGACAAAATCAAAACAAATTAAAAAAAGCTCAAAATCGGGAGAAGAAAAGATTCAAATTACTATTGAAGATAAAGCAAATTCGAAAGACAACTCAACAAATAAAATTAATGAAGTTATATTTACAGAAGAAAAGGACGAAATTGAAGCTACAGATGATCTAAAAAATGCAAGAAAAAAAAGAAGAAGATCTTCAGCAAGTATTGAATAA
- a CDS encoding ribonuclease HII, protein MQEKKEEDLQQVLNNVSEVGIDEVGRGSIFGPVFSAVVELTEKNKFTLKKLGVTDSKKLTPKKRKLLLPKILLLSSDYGIGQSSAREIDKLGIRVATELSMIRALKKLKKKPSELLVDGPLLLRPWKGTQKNIESGDSKFISIASASIVAKVSRDNLMVRLERKYSGYLIFKNKGYGTREHLSLIKKNGITKLHRKSFLKKSNLI, encoded by the coding sequence ATGCAAGAAAAAAAAGAAGAAGATCTTCAGCAAGTATTGAATAATGTATCCGAAGTTGGGATAGATGAAGTGGGAAGGGGATCAATTTTTGGTCCAGTTTTTTCAGCAGTTGTTGAATTGACTGAAAAAAATAAATTTACTTTAAAAAAATTAGGAGTAACAGATAGTAAAAAATTAACTCCCAAAAAAAGAAAATTACTTTTACCAAAAATTTTATTACTCTCTTCAGATTATGGAATTGGGCAATCTTCGGCCAGAGAAATAGATAAGTTAGGTATCAGAGTTGCTACTGAACTTTCAATGATAAGAGCTTTAAAAAAATTAAAAAAGAAGCCATCTGAATTGTTAGTTGATGGCCCCTTATTATTGAGACCATGGAAAGGAACACAGAAAAATATAGAATCTGGAGACTCAAAGTTTATCTCGATAGCTTCAGCAAGCATAGTTGCAAAAGTTTCTCGCGATAATCTAATGGTGAGGTTAGAAAGAAAGTACTCTGGATACTTGATATTTAAAAATAAAGGATATGGTACCAGAGAGCATCTTTCATTAATTAAAAAAAATGGAATAACTAAACTACATAGGAAAAGTTTTTTAAAGAAATCAAATCTTATTTAA
- a CDS encoding DUF1997 domain-containing protein, with product MLLSFDAKQKLKLSVTRNKDYLSKYLLEEERVVGAMLDSKKLVPEGEGRYKYTVTSFKVFQLDIKPVVSIAVENKDGILKMSALESTLDGLGIIDDFNLILKANLEATDIGLEGEALLGVSVSQPPLLKLVPKKILESTGHSVLNGILLGIKSRVQQQLVKDFFDWCELNKI from the coding sequence ATGCTATTGTCTTTTGATGCTAAACAGAAATTAAAGCTTTCTGTAACACGTAATAAAGATTATCTTTCTAAATATCTTTTGGAAGAAGAAAGAGTTGTTGGAGCAATGCTTGACTCCAAAAAATTAGTACCAGAAGGGGAAGGTAGATATAAGTATACAGTAACAAGTTTTAAGGTTTTTCAATTAGATATTAAACCTGTTGTCTCAATTGCGGTAGAAAATAAAGATGGAATTTTAAAAATGAGTGCCCTTGAAAGTACATTGGATGGCTTAGGTATTATTGATGATTTTAATCTTATTTTAAAAGCGAATTTGGAAGCAACTGATATTGGGTTAGAAGGTGAGGCGCTTTTAGGGGTGTCTGTTAGCCAACCCCCTCTGCTCAAGCTAGTACCAAAGAAAATTTTGGAATCTACTGGTCATTCGGTATTAAATGGGATTCTGTTGGGGATAAAGTCGAGGGTTCAACAGCAACTGGTAAAAGATTTTTTTGATTGGTGTGAATTAAATAAGATTTGA
- the pheA gene encoding prephenate dehydratase, with protein sequence MRKQVAYLGPKGTYAEKAAHILSKLANFQTPIFVPCNGLHSVIKSLAYNICDAAVVPIENSVEGGVTATLDSLWKFPEIFINKAIVLPIKHALISDGELSNISEVLSHPQALAQCSEWLSENLPNAIPLPTNSTSEAVNMVKGSKFRAAIGSKSLIQIEGLKELAFPINDVPGNCTRFVLLSKESNSNLANIASFAFSLISNKPGALLKAINYIADFGFNMSKIESRPSKRELGEYIIYIDLEINNQNNIANFLELKNKLEPLCNNLVDFGSYFSKNIELN encoded by the coding sequence ATGCGCAAACAAGTTGCATATTTAGGTCCAAAAGGAACATACGCAGAAAAAGCAGCTCATATATTATCAAAGCTTGCCAATTTTCAGACACCTATATTTGTACCATGTAATGGGTTACATTCGGTCATTAAATCGTTAGCGTACAACATTTGTGATGCTGCTGTAGTTCCTATAGAAAATTCCGTAGAAGGGGGCGTTACAGCCACTCTAGATTCCCTTTGGAAATTTCCTGAAATATTTATAAATAAAGCAATTGTTTTACCTATAAAACATGCATTAATTAGTGATGGTGAACTTTCAAATATTTCAGAAGTATTATCTCATCCTCAAGCACTAGCTCAATGCTCAGAATGGTTATCTGAAAATCTTCCAAATGCAATACCTCTTCCAACAAATTCAACATCAGAAGCTGTCAATATGGTTAAGGGAAGTAAATTCAGAGCTGCTATCGGTTCAAAATCATTAATTCAAATTGAAGGACTTAAAGAATTAGCCTTTCCTATAAATGATGTTCCAGGTAATTGCACTAGATTTGTCTTATTAAGTAAGGAATCAAATTCAAATTTAGCTAATATTGCTAGTTTCGCTTTCTCATTAATATCAAATAAACCTGGTGCTTTGCTTAAAGCAATAAATTATATTGCAGATTTTGGGTTTAATATGAGTAAGATTGAATCTAGACCTTCAAAAAGAGAACTAGGCGAATATATAATTTATATTGATTTAGAAATAAATAATCAAAATAACATTGCAAATTTTCTTGAATTGAAAAATAAGCTAGAACCACTTTGTAATAATTTAGTAGATTTTGGAAGTTATTTTTCTAAAAATATTGAACTAAATTAA